In a genomic window of Meleagris gallopavo isolate NT-WF06-2002-E0010 breed Aviagen turkey brand Nicholas breeding stock chromosome 1, Turkey_5.1, whole genome shotgun sequence:
- the METTL25 gene encoding methyltransferase-like protein 25 isoform X2 yields MNNKKSHEVQVMSELVDKIAKYCGLKQVIDIGSGKGYLSSFLSMQYDLKVYGIDSSKTNTNGAHERNRKLKKHWKTYQSRARANSETQRLEKPIKNEVKCKAINEKPLNNNSSLQSQDQETTQDLVPSCVFTEVAVSETSKQTEINLAQARSDENKLSEEALAILNVLPADAVEVFSSSHCNYGEVCEEEKARRKTAFIKAKESKSSESNLYFPLTSYISAETELSDIITDLEDCIMVGLHTCGDLAANTLRIFTAKPEIKAVCSVGCCYHLLSEQYENQEDCTEEVWGFPMCQYLKDKGWCCGRNARMSACLLPTESLFYRAVLQVIIEEMYGVTKSDRHVGKIFSKSSSFLDYVRKSLKKLELDDSKLPDSCIMDYYEKYKHRMNELEAFNMLKVVLAPCIEVLILLDRLCYLKEQNNIAWSGLVKLFDPVKSPRCCAVIALKKQSYL; encoded by the exons GTGATTGATATAGGTTCTGGAAAGGGCTACCTGAGTTCATTTTTGTCTATGCAATATGACTTAAAAGTTTATGGAATCGATTCATCGAAAACCAATACTAACGGTGCTCATGAAAGGAACAGGAAATTGAAGAAACACTGGAAAACTTATCAGAGTCGAGCAAGAGCCAATTCTGAAACccagaggttggaaaagccaataaaaaatgaagttaaatgtAAAGCTATCAATGAAAAGCCCTTAAATAATAACAGCAGTCTTCAAAGTCAAGACCAAGAGACTACCCAAGACTTAGTTCCTTCTTGTGTTTTCACAGAAGTAGCTGTATCTGAGACCAGCAAACAAACTGAGATCAATTTGGCTCAGGCACGGTCTGATGAGAACAAGCTTTCCGAAGAGGCTCTTGCTATTCTCAATGTTCTGCCTGCTGATGCTGTAGAAGTTTTTTCTTCATCCCACTGTAACTATGGGGAAGtctgtgaagaggaaaaagcacGAAGAAAAACGGCATTTATCAAGGCTAAAGAGAGCAAGTCAAGTGAATCAAACCTTTACTTTCCATTGACCTCCTACATCAGTGCAGAAACAGAACTCAGTGACATCATAACAGATTTAGAG gACTGTATAATGGTTGGTCTGCATACATGTGGTGACCTTGCTGCAAACACACTACGAATTTTTACTGCCAAGCCTGAAATCAAAGCAGTTTGCAGCGTAGGCTGCTGCTACCATCTGTTGTCAGAACAGTATGAAAACCAAGAAG ATTGCACAGAGGAAGTGTGGGGATTTCCCATGTGTCAGTACTTGAAGGACAAGGGCTGGTGCTGTGGTCGCAATGCTAGAATGTCAGCGTGCTTG ctgcctACAGAATCATTGTTTTATCGAGCTGTTCTTCAGGTTATTATAGAAGAAATGTATGGTGTCACCAAAAG TGATCGACACGTTGGAAAAATTTTCTCCAAATCATCCTCCTTCTTAGATTATGTCAGAAAGTCTCTGAAAAAACTGGAACTGGATGATTCAAAG CTCCCAGACAGCTGTATAATGGATTACTATGAAAAATACAAGCACAGAATGAATGAGCTTGAAGCATTTAATATG CTAAAGGTTGTGCTAGCTCCCTGCATAGAAGTTTTGATACTTCTGGATCGTCTTTGCTACCTCAAGGAGCAG AACAACATTGCCTGGTCAGGACTTGTGAAGTTATTTGATCCTGTGAAATCCCCCAGATGCTGTGCAGTTATTGCTCTGAAGAAACAGTCGTATCTTTAA
- the METTL25 gene encoding methyltransferase-like protein 25 isoform X1 — MNNKKSHEVQVMSELVDKIAKYCGLKQVIDIGSGKGYLSSFLSMQYDLKVYGIDSSKTNTNGAHERNRKLKKHWKTYQSRARANSETQRLEKPIKNEVKCKAINEKPLNNNSSLQSQDQETTQDLVPSCVFTEVAVSETSKQTEINLAQARSDENKLSEEALAILNVLPADAVEVFSSSHCNYGEVCEEEKARRKTAFIKAKESKSSESNLYFPLTSYISAETELSDIITDLEDCIMVGLHTCGDLAANTLRIFTAKPEIKAVCSVGCCYHLLSEQYENQEDCTEEVWGFPMCQYLKDKGWCCGRNARMSACLALERVAVGRTLPTESLFYRAVLQVIIEEMYGVTKSDRHVGKIFSKSSSFLDYVRKSLKKLELDDSKLPDSCIMDYYEKYKHRMNELEAFNMLKVVLAPCIEVLILLDRLCYLKEQNNIAWSGLVKLFDPVKSPRCCAVIALKKQSYL; from the exons GTGATTGATATAGGTTCTGGAAAGGGCTACCTGAGTTCATTTTTGTCTATGCAATATGACTTAAAAGTTTATGGAATCGATTCATCGAAAACCAATACTAACGGTGCTCATGAAAGGAACAGGAAATTGAAGAAACACTGGAAAACTTATCAGAGTCGAGCAAGAGCCAATTCTGAAACccagaggttggaaaagccaataaaaaatgaagttaaatgtAAAGCTATCAATGAAAAGCCCTTAAATAATAACAGCAGTCTTCAAAGTCAAGACCAAGAGACTACCCAAGACTTAGTTCCTTCTTGTGTTTTCACAGAAGTAGCTGTATCTGAGACCAGCAAACAAACTGAGATCAATTTGGCTCAGGCACGGTCTGATGAGAACAAGCTTTCCGAAGAGGCTCTTGCTATTCTCAATGTTCTGCCTGCTGATGCTGTAGAAGTTTTTTCTTCATCCCACTGTAACTATGGGGAAGtctgtgaagaggaaaaagcacGAAGAAAAACGGCATTTATCAAGGCTAAAGAGAGCAAGTCAAGTGAATCAAACCTTTACTTTCCATTGACCTCCTACATCAGTGCAGAAACAGAACTCAGTGACATCATAACAGATTTAGAG gACTGTATAATGGTTGGTCTGCATACATGTGGTGACCTTGCTGCAAACACACTACGAATTTTTACTGCCAAGCCTGAAATCAAAGCAGTTTGCAGCGTAGGCTGCTGCTACCATCTGTTGTCAGAACAGTATGAAAACCAAGAAG ATTGCACAGAGGAAGTGTGGGGATTTCCCATGTGTCAGTACTTGAAGGACAAGGGCTGGTGCTGTGGTCGCAATGCTAGAATGTCAGCGTGCTTG GCTTTGGAGCGAGTTGCAGTTGGCCGAACG ctgcctACAGAATCATTGTTTTATCGAGCTGTTCTTCAGGTTATTATAGAAGAAATGTATGGTGTCACCAAAAG TGATCGACACGTTGGAAAAATTTTCTCCAAATCATCCTCCTTCTTAGATTATGTCAGAAAGTCTCTGAAAAAACTGGAACTGGATGATTCAAAG CTCCCAGACAGCTGTATAATGGATTACTATGAAAAATACAAGCACAGAATGAATGAGCTTGAAGCATTTAATATG CTAAAGGTTGTGCTAGCTCCCTGCATAGAAGTTTTGATACTTCTGGATCGTCTTTGCTACCTCAAGGAGCAG AACAACATTGCCTGGTCAGGACTTGTGAAGTTATTTGATCCTGTGAAATCCCCCAGATGCTGTGCAGTTATTGCTCTGAAGAAACAGTCGTATCTTTAA